A single genomic interval of Apteryx mantelli isolate bAptMan1 chromosome 21, bAptMan1.hap1, whole genome shotgun sequence harbors:
- the USP20 gene encoding ubiquitin carboxyl-terminal hydrolase 20, producing the protein MGDTRDICPHLDSIGEVTRDDLLLKSKGTCQSCGAVGPNLWACLQVGCPYVGCGESFADHSTLHAQAKKHNLTVNLTTFRVWCYACEKEVFLDQRLATHTQSPPVKFTEPDSPLPAHPLKAVPIAVADEAESESEDDDLKPRGLTGMKNLGNSCYMNAALQALSNCPPLTQFFLECGGLVRTDKKPALCKSYQKLVSEVWHKKRPSYVVPSSLSHGIKLVNPMFRGYAQQDTQEFLRCLMDQLHEELKEPIVAETRDLDTSDQDDKREGDRSPSEDEFLSCDSSSDRGEGDGQSRTTGGMGNSSLAETELLIQDEAGRGISEKERMKDRKFSCGHRRSNSEQVDEDADVDTTMMPVDGRASPEMLPAPRPASPCRTPEPDNDAYVRCSSRPCSPVHHEMHSKLSSSPPRSSPARLGPSYVLKKAQMQASGKKKKELRYRSVISDIFDGSILSLVQCLTCDRVSTTVETFQDLSLPIPGKEDLAKLHSAIYQNVPAKTGACGDNYASQGWIAFIMEYIRRFVVSCIPSWFWGPVVTLEDCLAAFFAADELKGDNMYSCERCKKLRNGVKYCKVLRLPEILCIHLKRFRHEVMYSFKINSHVSFPLEGLDLRPFLAKECVSQITTYDLLSVICHHGTAGSGHYIAYCQNVINGQWYEFDDQYVTEVHETVVQNAEAYVLFYRKSSEEAVRERQKVVSLASMKEHSLLQFYISREWLNKFNTFAEPGPITNHTFLCSHGGIPPNKYHYIDDLVVILPQNVWEYLYNRFGGGPAVNHLYVCSICQVEIEALAKRRRIEIDTFIKLNKAFQAEESPSVIYCISMQWFREWEAFVKGKDNEPPGPIDNSKIALTKAGGHVQVKQGADYGQISEETWIYLSTLYGGGPEIAIRQNVAQAQELENLHGEQKIEAETRAV; encoded by the exons ATGGGGGATACAAGAGACATCTGTCCTCACCTGGATTCCATAGGAGAGGTGACTAGGGATGATCTGCTGCTCAAATCCAAG GGCACTTGCCAGTCTTGTGGAGCTGTGGGACCAAATCTCTGGGCTTGTCTTCAG GTTGGTTGTCCTTATGTTGGTTGTGGGGAATCCTTTGCTGACCACAGCACACTTCATGCACAG GCCAAAAAGCACAACCTGACTGTGAACCTGACCACTTTCCGGGTCTGGTGTTATGCTTGTGAAAAGGAGGTTTTCTTGGACCAGCGGCTGGCAACGCACACTCAGTCACCGCCAGTAAAATTCACTGAACCG GACTCTCCGTTACCTGCTCACCCTTTGAAAGCTGTTCCAATTGCAGTGGCTGATGAAGCTGAATCTGAATCAGAGGATGATGATTTGAAACCAAGAG GCCTTACTGGAATGAAAAATCTTGGGAACTCCTGCTACATGAATGCAGCACTTCAGGCTCTCTCTAACTG cccACCTCTCACACAGTTTTTTCTGGAGTGTGGTGGACTAGTCCGTACAGATAAGAAACCAGCACTGTGCAAAAGTTATCAGAAATTGGTGTCTGAGGTCTGGCATAAGAAACG CCCGAGTTATGTTGTTCCAAGCAGTCTATCTCATGGAATTAAGCTTGTCAACCCCATGTTCCGAGGCTATGCACAGCAG GACACTCAGGAGTTCCTGCGCTGCCTGATGGATCAGCTTCACGAAGAACTAAAGGAACCAATTGTTGCTGAGACAAGGGATTTGGATACCAGTGACCAGGACGACAAGCGAGAGGGTGACCGCAGTCCTTCGGAGGATGAGTTCCTCTCCTGTGACTCAAGCAGTGACAGGGGTGAAGGAGATGGTCAAAGCCGGACCACTGGGGGCATGGGCAACAGCTCCCTGGCAGAGACAGAGTTGTTGATCCAGGATGAAGCAGGGAGAGGTATCTCTGAGAAGGAGAGAATGAAGGACAGAAAGTTCTCCTGTGGCCATCGGCGCAGCAACTCAGAGCAGGTGGATGAGGATGCAGACGTTGATACTACCATGATGCCAGTTGATGGTAGAGCCTCCCCTGAGATGCTCCCTGCTCCTCGTCCTGCCAGCCCATGTAGGACGCCAG AGCCTGACAACGATGCCTACGTGCGCTGCTCCTCACGCCCCTGCAGTCCAGTCCATCATGAGATGCACTCCAAGCTCTCTAGCAGTCCCCCTCGCTCCAGTCCTGCCAGGCTTGGACCTTCCTATGTACTCAAGAAAG CCCAGATGCAGGCTtctgggaagaagaagaaagaacttCGTTATCGCAGTGTGATTTCTGACATCTTTGATGGCTCCATTCTCAGCCTGGTGCAGTGCCTCACCTGTGACAGA GTTTCTACAACAGTGGAGACATTCCAGGACCTGTCACTCCCCATCCCAGGGAAGGAGGACTTGGCCAAGCTGCACTCTGCCATCTACCAAAACGTGCCAGCTAAAACAGGAGCGTGTGGCGACAACTATGCCTCACAAGGCTGGATTGCTTTCATCATGGAGTATATCCGGAG ATTTGTGGTGTCCTGTATCCCTAGCTGGTTTTGGGGTCCTGTTGTGACGCTGGAGGATTGTCTTGCTGCCTTTTTTGCAGCAGATGAATTGAAGG GGGACAACATGTACAGTTGTGAACGGTGTAAAAA aCTGCGGAATGGAGTGAAGTACTGCAAAGTCCTCCGGCTACCAGAG ATTCTTTGCATCCACTTGAAACGGTTCCGGCATGAGGTGATGTATTCCTTCAAGATCAACAGTCATGTCTCCTTCCCCTTGGAAGGGCTGGATCTGCGACCTTTCCTAGCCAAGGAGTGTGTCTCCCAGATCACCACCTACGATCTCCTGTCAGTCATCTGCCATCATGGCACTGCAGGCA GTGGGCATTATATAGCCTACTGCCAGAATGTGATCAACGGCCAGTGGTACGAGTTTGATGACCAGTATGTCACTGAAGTCCATGAGACTGTGGTACAGAATGCAGAAGCCTATGTCTTGTTCTACAG GAAAAGCAGTGAAGAGGCTGTACGAGAACGTCAGAAAGTTGTGTCCCTTGCCAGCATGAAGGAGCACAGTTTGCTCCAGTTCTACATCTCTCGAGAGTGGCTCAATAAATTCAACACCTTTGCTGAGCCTGGTCCTATCACCAATCACACCTTTTTGTGCTCTCATGGAG GAATCCCTCCTAATAAATATCATTACATTGATGACCTGGTGGTGATTCTACCCCAGAATGTGTGGGAATATCTCTACAACAG GTTTGGGGGTGGCCCTGCTGTGAACCATCTGTACGTGTGCTCGATTTGCCAAGTGGAGATTGAAGCACTTGCCAAACGCAGGAGAATTGAAATCGACACCTTCATCAAG CTGAACAAGGCTTTCCAGGCAGAGGAGTCTCCAAGTGTCATCTACTGTATTAGCATGCAGTGGTTCCGTGAGTGGGAAGCCTTTGTCAAGGGGAAGGATAATG AGCCTCCTGGACCAATAGACAACAGCAAGATTGCACTTACAAAAGCAGGTGGCCACGTGCAAGTTAAACAGG GTGCTGATTATGGCCAGATTTCTGAGGAGACGTGGATTTATTTAAGCACACTATATGGAGGGGGCCCAGAAATTGCTATCAGACAGAATGTGGCCCAGGCCCAGGAACTGGAGAACCTACATGGGGAGCAGAAGATTGAAGCGGAGACCCGGGCTGTGTGA